In Deinococcus depolymerans, the following are encoded in one genomic region:
- the cax gene encoding calcium/proton exchanger, with the protein MWMKFLLAFIPVSLLLEYALHAPPLWVFLTSVIAIIPLADLLRQATEQVAARAGQTIGGLLNVTFGNLAELIIAVFVLLAGNITVVKAQITGSIIGNALLGLGLAILIGSFGRNTQKFSRSNAGQLNSMLFLVVIALLIPALFDYTERLPDFLAGSDTVRANLDEYLSLGVAVVLIAVYALNLVYTLVTHKDAFAMEEENGHGHGDLWPVWRAAATMIGATALIALESEMLSGALEATSTTLGLSPFFLGIIVLAVVGNFAEYIAGSYFARKGQIGLAINIAVGATIQVALFTAPVLVIISYVIGKPMNLVFSSPLELVAIVAVALIVTTVTKDGEATWFEGVLLIAVYLLLGLSFYFVTPRVQGEGASLPVPAGVIQAGGQAYTHTPGMPAAA; encoded by the coding sequence ATGTGGATGAAATTCCTGCTCGCCTTCATTCCGGTCAGCCTGCTGCTGGAGTACGCCCTGCACGCGCCGCCCCTGTGGGTCTTCCTGACGTCCGTCATCGCGATCATTCCGCTGGCGGACCTGCTGCGGCAGGCCACCGAGCAGGTCGCGGCGCGGGCCGGACAGACCATCGGCGGCCTGCTGAACGTCACGTTCGGGAACCTCGCGGAACTGATCATCGCTGTCTTCGTGCTGCTGGCCGGGAACATCACGGTGGTGAAGGCGCAGATCACGGGCAGCATCATCGGGAACGCGCTGCTGGGCCTGGGGCTGGCCATCCTGATCGGCAGTTTCGGGCGGAACACGCAGAAGTTCAGCCGCTCGAACGCCGGGCAGCTGAACTCCATGCTGTTCCTGGTGGTGATCGCCCTGCTGATCCCGGCGCTGTTCGACTACACCGAGCGACTCCCGGACTTCCTGGCGGGCAGCGACACGGTCCGCGCGAACCTCGACGAGTACCTGAGCCTGGGCGTGGCCGTCGTGCTGATCGCCGTGTACGCCCTGAACCTCGTGTACACGCTGGTCACGCACAAGGACGCCTTCGCCATGGAGGAAGAGAACGGGCACGGGCACGGGGACCTGTGGCCGGTGTGGCGGGCCGCCGCGACCATGATCGGCGCGACCGCCCTGATCGCCCTGGAATCCGAGATGCTGTCCGGCGCGCTGGAAGCCACGAGCACCACGCTGGGCCTCAGCCCGTTCTTCCTGGGCATCATCGTGCTGGCCGTCGTGGGGAACTTCGCGGAATACATCGCCGGCAGTTACTTCGCGCGCAAGGGGCAGATCGGGCTGGCCATCAACATCGCGGTCGGCGCGACCATTCAGGTGGCCCTGTTCACCGCGCCCGTGCTGGTGATCATCTCGTACGTGATCGGCAAACCCATGAACCTCGTGTTCTCCAGCCCGCTGGAACTGGTCGCCATCGTGGCCGTCGCGTTGATCGTCACGACCGTCACCAAGGACGGCGAGGCCACCTGGTTCGAGGGCGTGCTGCTGATCGCCGTGTACCTGCTGCTGGGCCTGTCGTTCTACTTCGTCACGCCGCGCGTGCAGGGCGAGGGGGCCAGTCTGCCCGTGCCGGCTGGGGTCATCCAGGCAGGTGGGCAGGCGTACACGCACACGCCAGGAATGCCCGCCGCCGCCTGA
- a CDS encoding PadR family transcriptional regulator, which yields MPRPPNSSPHTKAVLHALQQTYPAHTYGYDLSKSTNLKSGTLYPILQRLHEQGHLDAQWEPSPHPGRPPRHIYRLTQSGLGLARERHEPGTARRTTTGAMT from the coding sequence ATGCCCCGCCCACCCAACTCCAGTCCTCACACGAAAGCCGTCCTGCACGCCCTCCAGCAGACCTACCCCGCGCACACCTACGGCTACGACCTGTCCAAGAGCACCAACCTGAAAAGCGGAACCCTCTACCCCATCCTCCAGCGCCTGCACGAACAGGGCCACCTGGACGCCCAGTGGGAACCGTCCCCGCACCCCGGCAGACCCCCCCGCCACATCTACCGCCTGACGCAGAGCGGCCTCGGGCTGGCCCGCGAACGCCACGAACCGGGCACTGCCAGGCGCACCACGACCGGTGCCATGACATGA
- a CDS encoding HAD family phosphatase, with amino-acid sequence MTAPTDGPTLAGTFDAVLFDLDGVLVDSEALAAGVWVRTLAEHGLPLALNDFAHLAVGQTFPNVLVRLADLHGWTPTDAFLPILEDRFNAAFDTLDAIDGARDTLRGLRDRGVPFAVGSNSERGRLHMKLASAGLAGLVGTHAYDPSWVGGRGKPEPDLYAFAAAQLGADITRCVVVEDSVPGATAGVRAGATVIGLLATGHAHPDDAAHLHAAGVRHVVTSHAQLQHLLGLPTATP; translated from the coding sequence GTGACCGCCCCCACGGACGGCCCGACCCTGGCCGGCACCTTCGACGCGGTCCTGTTCGACCTGGACGGCGTGCTGGTGGACAGCGAGGCGCTGGCGGCCGGCGTGTGGGTCCGCACGCTGGCCGAGCATGGCCTGCCGCTGGCCCTGAACGACTTCGCGCACCTGGCCGTCGGGCAGACCTTTCCGAACGTGCTGGTGCGCCTGGCGGACCTGCACGGCTGGACGCCCACCGACGCCTTCCTGCCCATCCTGGAAGACCGCTTCAACGCGGCCTTCGACACCCTGGACGCCATCGACGGGGCGCGCGACACCCTGCGCGGCCTGCGGGACCGGGGCGTGCCGTTCGCGGTGGGCAGCAACAGCGAACGCGGGCGGCTGCACATGAAGCTCGCGTCGGCCGGACTGGCGGGACTGGTGGGTACGCACGCCTACGACCCGTCGTGGGTGGGCGGGCGCGGCAAGCCGGAACCGGACCTGTACGCCTTCGCCGCCGCGCAGCTCGGGGCGGACATCACGCGCTGCGTGGTCGTCGAGGACAGCGTTCCCGGCGCCACGGCGGGCGTGCGGGCCGGGGCGACCGTGATCGGCCTGCTCGCCACCGGGCACGCCCACCCGGACGACGCCGCGCACCTGCACGCCGCCGGAGTGCGCCACGTGGTGACCTCGCACGCGCAGTTGCAACACCTGCTCGGCCTCCCGACCGCCACCCCCTGA
- the sdaAA gene encoding L-serine ammonia-lyase, iron-sulfur-dependent, subunit alpha — protein sequence MTTLDDILNAPAPASEWILAQDCAETGLHPDDIRTEMLRRIREMRASIERGLSSDAKSITGMVGWNAKGLWDAPDVLGAPVLKRVQAYAMAVNEENARMGRIVAAPTAGSAGTIPGALIGVADHLGIPDEQLVNPMILAAGIGKAISKRMFISGAAGGCQAEIGSSAAMAAAAIVELMGGTPRAAVHAASMALMNTIGLVCDPVGGYVEVPCVSRNAFYAVHAVSAAQLALAQLESFIPPDEVLGAMASVGRMMPAALRETADGGLAQTPTGLAVTARMEGKDGDSGGMIELPLA from the coding sequence ATGACCACCCTCGACGACATCCTGAACGCACCCGCCCCCGCCTCCGAGTGGATTCTCGCGCAGGACTGCGCCGAGACCGGCCTGCACCCCGACGACATCCGCACCGAGATGCTGCGCCGCATCCGCGAGATGCGCGCCAGCATCGAACGCGGCCTGAGCAGTGACGCCAAAAGCATCACGGGGATGGTCGGCTGGAACGCCAAGGGCCTCTGGGACGCCCCGGACGTGCTGGGTGCGCCCGTCCTGAAGCGCGTGCAGGCCTACGCCATGGCCGTGAACGAGGAGAACGCCCGCATGGGCCGCATCGTCGCCGCACCCACCGCAGGCAGCGCGGGCACCATCCCCGGCGCACTGATCGGCGTGGCCGACCACCTGGGTATTCCCGACGAGCAACTCGTGAACCCCATGATCCTCGCCGCCGGGATCGGCAAGGCCATCAGCAAGCGCATGTTCATCAGCGGCGCGGCGGGCGGCTGTCAGGCCGAGATCGGCAGCAGTGCCGCCATGGCCGCCGCCGCCATCGTCGAACTGATGGGCGGCACGCCCCGCGCCGCCGTACACGCCGCCAGCATGGCACTCATGAACACCATCGGCCTCGTGTGCGACCCGGTCGGCGGGTACGTGGAAGTCCCCTGCGTGAGCCGCAACGCCTTCTACGCCGTGCACGCCGTCAGCGCCGCGCAGCTTGCCCTGGCGCAACTGGAATCCTTCATCCCGCCCGACGAGGTCCTGGGCGCGATGGCCAGCGTGGGCCGCATGATGCCCGCCGCGCTGCGCGAAACCGCCGACGGGGGCCTCGCCCAGACGCCCACCGGGCTGGCCGTCACCGCTCGCATGGAAGGCAAGGATGGGGACTCGGGCGGAATGATCGAACTGCCGCTGGCGTAA